In the Hordeum vulgare subsp. vulgare chromosome 7H, MorexV3_pseudomolecules_assembly, whole genome shotgun sequence genome, one interval contains:
- the LOC123407528 gene encoding uncharacterized protein LOC123407528, whose product MRITPVTAPPPAQRVRRQSCRRTPPLLRAFTGWSPTGTRRSSSGGTDPTSRRCCIGPQPSPAMAEWVRRWRREPRCRRKRGERRSPEVVVGPILSWHGRASMARADADTARRGRPRLGVGRRERPWCGRTRPLSDASRRERPQRGRVRPRPRAARGLGGTHGVGGDTDGILRCCPCSAAGERQHEKPERSIPHLASLEHSQAGKISRTTPPP is encoded by the coding sequence ATGAGGATTACACCTGTAACCGCTCCACCACCTGCACAACGCGTTCGAAGGCAGAGCTGTCGTCGCACTCCCCCTCTCCTCCGTGCGTTCACCGGCTGGTCGCCGACGGGGACACGGCGGTCTTCCAGCGGTGGGACGGATCCCACGAGCCGGCGCTGCTGCATAGGCCCGCAGCCATCTCCGGCAATGGCGGAATGGGTTCGGCGTTGGCGGCGCGAGCCACGCTGTCGGCGGAAGAGAGGAGAGAGGCGGAGCCCAGAGGTGGTGGTGGGGCCGATCCTGTCATGGCACGGGCGGGCGTCCATGGCGCGGGCGGATGCGGACACAGCCCGGCGCGGGCGGCCACGACTCGGTGTGGGCAGGCGCGAGCGCCCATGGTGCGGGCGGACGCGGCCACTGTCCGACGCAAGCAGGCGCGAGCGCCCACAACGCGGACGGGTACGACCACGGCCTCGTGCCGCGCGTGGCTTGGGCGGCACGCACGGCGTGGGCGGCGACACCGACGGGATCTTGCGCTGCTGCCCGTGCAGCGCGGCCGGCGAGCGGCAACACGAGAAGCCTGAGAGGTCAATTCCACATCTGGCTTCCCTGGAGCACAGCCAGGCGGGCAAGATCTCGAGAACCACTCCTCCTCCGTAG